The Halobacterium litoreum genome includes a region encoding these proteins:
- a CDS encoding rhodanese-like domain-containing protein, translating into MKRRAYLAASGTGALAALTGCLGVLGSGSSSVNHVGNLDADFAANADLPADDDPSDGYSPQYGDPETRSVDESRFGALEVNGETVTLVPVDVSHYWHQQGAARFVDARGLSQYKNSHIYGAVNSPATRNSQGGGISGWNEDDRVVCYCGCPHHLSSIRAAGLQKSGFSNVYVIDEGFFEWRDLGYPLMGTSFESSAARVIDGEVAASYAGEYAWATQPDSGQQEAAPIGEDGAFEIHLRFADLTDDTPIRVETPEFEVTRPLGDLTGGVLTE; encoded by the coding sequence ATGAAACGCCGCGCGTACCTCGCCGCGAGCGGCACCGGCGCGCTCGCGGCCCTCACGGGCTGTCTGGGCGTGCTCGGGTCCGGTTCGTCGAGCGTGAACCACGTCGGGAATCTGGACGCCGACTTCGCCGCGAACGCCGACCTCCCCGCGGACGACGACCCGAGCGACGGCTACTCGCCCCAGTACGGCGACCCCGAGACTCGCTCCGTCGACGAGTCCCGGTTCGGAGCCCTCGAGGTCAACGGCGAGACGGTCACGCTCGTCCCGGTTGACGTGAGCCACTACTGGCACCAGCAGGGCGCCGCGCGGTTCGTGGACGCCCGCGGGCTCAGTCAGTACAAGAACTCCCACATCTACGGCGCCGTCAACAGCCCCGCGACGCGGAACTCGCAGGGCGGCGGCATCTCCGGGTGGAACGAAGACGACCGCGTCGTCTGTTACTGTGGCTGTCCCCACCACCTCTCCTCAATTCGCGCCGCCGGCCTCCAGAAGTCTGGGTTCTCGAACGTCTACGTCATCGACGAGGGGTTCTTCGAGTGGCGGGACCTCGGCTACCCGCTGATGGGGACTTCCTTCGAGTCGTCGGCCGCGCGCGTCATCGACGGCGAGGTCGCCGCGAGTTACGCCGGCGAGTACGCGTGGGCGACCCAGCCCGACTCCGGCCAGCAGGAGGCCGCGCCCATCGGCGAGGACGGCGCCTTCGAGATTCACCTGCGGTTCGCGGACCTCACCGACGACACGCCGATTCGGGTCGAGACGCCCGAATTCGAGGTGACGCGGCCGCTGGGCGACCTGACCGGCGGCGTCCTCACGGAGTAG
- a CDS encoding bacteriorhodopsin has product MDPTTWFWVGAAGMALGTLLPVRDFFRRPSHRRYNLVLAGVTGIATVAYVLMALGVSAVTVGDHTVYIARYVDWLLTTPLLVLYLAMLARPSTRTYLALVGLDVLVIGAGIAAALTPTAEKWLFYAVGGVAYVALVYGLLVTLPRALGEDADPRVSATFTTLRNLTVVLWTLYPVVWVLSPTGIGVLQPEMEAIVVVYLDFISKVGFVAFAALGTSAVDRIESGVAAATAD; this is encoded by the coding sequence ATGGACCCGACGACGTGGTTCTGGGTCGGCGCCGCCGGGATGGCTCTCGGCACGCTGCTGCCGGTCCGGGACTTCTTCCGACGCCCGTCGCATCGCCGCTACAACCTCGTGCTCGCCGGCGTCACCGGCATCGCCACCGTCGCGTACGTGCTGATGGCGCTCGGCGTGAGCGCCGTCACCGTCGGCGACCACACCGTCTACATCGCGAGGTACGTCGACTGGCTGTTGACGACGCCGCTGCTGGTGTTGTACCTCGCGATGCTCGCACGCCCCAGCACCCGGACGTACCTCGCGCTCGTGGGGTTGGACGTGCTCGTCATCGGCGCCGGCATCGCCGCCGCGCTCACGCCGACGGCCGAGAAGTGGCTGTTCTACGCGGTCGGCGGCGTCGCGTACGTGGCGCTCGTCTACGGCCTGCTGGTGACGCTGCCGCGCGCGCTCGGCGAGGACGCCGACCCGCGCGTCTCGGCGACGTTCACGACGCTGCGCAACCTCACGGTCGTGCTGTGGACGCTGTACCCCGTGGTCTGGGTGCTGTCGCCGACTGGCATCGGCGTCCTCCAGCCGGAGATGGAGGCCATCGTCGTGGTCTACCTCGACTTCATCAGCAAGGTCGGATTCGTCGCGTTCGCCGCGCTCGGGACGAGCGCCGTCGACCGCATCGAGTCCGGCGTCGCGGCGGCGACCGCGGACTGA
- a CDS encoding redox-regulated ATPase YchF, translating to MSHRIGLVGKPSVGKSTFFNAATMNDVPEGAYPFTTIDPAVGEAYVRVECAAPDFGEECTPSTGYCEDGMRFVPTKLVDVAGLIPGAHEGKGLGNQFLTDLNEADVLVHVVDFSGETDIEGEPTEGHDPREDIDFLEDELDQWYLDILEKGIERYESQHMVEADIETELAEQMSAFRTNEDEIKQVVLSLGLDLDPDAWEADDRMALAREIRKRTKPMVVAANKMDTPEAQANWDEITEDDDYDHLDFVPVSAHAEKALKQAAENDVVEYRPGDGEFDIVGDPSDDQRAGLEAIREFVAEYGGTGVQDAIETALFDALGVKPVFPGSANGLGTADGRVLPDVFLLPDYATAEDFAYAVHSDIGDGFLHAKDCRAKRQIAADHELDARDVVEIISTN from the coding sequence ATGAGTCACCGAATCGGTCTCGTGGGCAAGCCCTCGGTGGGGAAGTCCACGTTCTTCAACGCGGCGACGATGAACGACGTGCCGGAGGGCGCGTACCCGTTCACGACAATCGACCCGGCGGTCGGCGAGGCGTACGTGCGAGTGGAGTGTGCGGCCCCGGACTTCGGCGAGGAGTGTACCCCGTCGACGGGGTACTGCGAGGACGGCATGCGATTCGTGCCGACGAAACTCGTGGACGTCGCGGGCCTGATTCCGGGCGCCCACGAGGGCAAGGGCCTCGGCAATCAGTTCCTCACTGACCTGAACGAGGCGGACGTGCTCGTCCACGTCGTCGACTTCTCCGGCGAGACGGACATCGAGGGCGAACCGACCGAGGGCCACGACCCCCGCGAGGACATCGACTTCCTCGAGGACGAACTCGACCAGTGGTACCTCGACATCTTAGAGAAAGGCATCGAGCGCTACGAGAGCCAGCACATGGTCGAGGCGGACATCGAGACCGAGCTCGCGGAGCAGATGAGCGCGTTCCGCACCAACGAGGACGAAATCAAGCAAGTGGTTCTGTCCCTCGGCCTCGACTTGGACCCCGACGCGTGGGAGGCCGACGACCGGATGGCGCTCGCCCGCGAGATTCGCAAGCGCACGAAGCCGATGGTCGTCGCCGCGAACAAGATGGACACCCCCGAGGCACAGGCGAACTGGGACGAAATCACCGAGGACGACGACTACGACCACCTCGACTTCGTGCCGGTGAGCGCGCACGCCGAGAAGGCGCTCAAGCAGGCCGCGGAGAACGACGTCGTGGAGTACCGGCCGGGCGACGGCGAGTTCGACATCGTCGGCGACCCGAGCGACGACCAGCGCGCCGGCCTCGAAGCCATCCGCGAGTTCGTCGCCGAGTACGGCGGCACGGGCGTCCAGGACGCCATCGAGACCGCGCTGTTCGACGCGCTCGGCGTGAAGCCCGTGTTCCCGGGGTCCGCCAACGGCCTCGGCACCGCGGACGGCCGCGTCCTCCCCGACGTCTTCTTGCTCCCGGACTACGCGACGGCGGAGGACTTCGCGTACGCCGTCCACTCCGACATCGGCGACGGCTTCCTGCACGCCAAAGACTGCCGCGCGAAGCGCCAGATAGCCGCCGACCACGAACTCGACGCCCGGGACGTGGTCGAAATCATCTCCACGAACTGA
- the sugE gene encoding quaternary ammonium compound efflux SMR transporter SugE: protein MSAWLVLFVAGLFEAVWAIGLAYTDGFTEPAPSAVTLAAMAVSVYLLSQAVQELPVGTAYAVWTGIGAVSTAILGVYLFDESVSLLRVACIGLVVVGIAGLQVTSSAHG from the coding sequence ATGAGCGCGTGGCTGGTGTTGTTCGTCGCGGGACTGTTCGAGGCGGTGTGGGCAATCGGCCTCGCGTACACCGACGGCTTCACCGAACCGGCGCCGTCGGCGGTCACGCTCGCCGCGATGGCCGTCTCCGTCTACTTGCTCTCGCAGGCAGTCCAGGAACTCCCCGTCGGGACGGCGTACGCGGTGTGGACCGGCATCGGCGCCGTCTCCACGGCGATACTCGGCGTCTACCTCTTCGACGAGTCCGTGTCACTCCTGCGGGTCGCCTGCATCGGCCTCGTCGTCGTGGGAATCGCGGGCCTCCAAGTGACCTCAAGCGCCCACGGCTGA
- a CDS encoding DUF6159 family protein produces MGLRRRLYTGIRIARDSIDVLRDHPNLLWFPVLAGVAGVAFVALLLGGALGVVPVVGAENVPDAAVWAALAAAYLGTSYVTVLFTAGLMYAAKDALEGRQPSVRGGLRGAWEHKWTLLAWAVVSAVVGLVFRALQESDNIGSVVAGVLLSMSWAVVTYFAVPVVVFEDEGIRGLFGRSVDIVRDTWGESLGAEFGLGFVYALAFLGVAVVAAVVGFVFGVGTAVAVGLPLGVVLFVFAATLNGIAKVALYEYATTDEPPKYFENIDFDVGGDGDRRQTPTGYVRGRI; encoded by the coding sequence ATGGGTCTCCGTCGCCGCCTCTACACCGGGATACGAATCGCGCGGGACAGCATCGACGTGCTCCGCGACCACCCGAACCTCCTGTGGTTCCCGGTGCTCGCGGGCGTCGCCGGCGTCGCGTTCGTCGCGCTCCTGCTCGGCGGGGCGCTGGGCGTCGTCCCCGTCGTCGGCGCAGAGAACGTTCCCGACGCAGCCGTCTGGGCGGCGCTCGCGGCGGCCTACCTCGGCACCTCGTACGTCACGGTGTTGTTCACCGCGGGCCTGATGTACGCCGCGAAGGACGCGCTCGAAGGCCGCCAGCCGTCGGTCCGGGGCGGCCTCCGGGGCGCGTGGGAGCACAAGTGGACGCTGCTCGCGTGGGCCGTCGTGAGCGCAGTCGTCGGCCTCGTCTTCCGCGCGCTCCAGGAGTCGGACAACATCGGGAGCGTCGTCGCTGGCGTTCTCCTGAGCATGTCGTGGGCCGTCGTGACGTACTTCGCCGTGCCCGTCGTCGTCTTCGAGGACGAGGGGATTCGCGGGCTGTTCGGCCGGAGCGTCGACATCGTCCGGGACACGTGGGGCGAGTCCCTCGGCGCCGAGTTCGGCCTCGGGTTCGTCTACGCGCTCGCGTTCCTCGGCGTCGCCGTCGTCGCTGCCGTCGTCGGCTTCGTCTTCGGCGTGGGGACCGCAGTCGCCGTCGGCCTCCCGCTCGGCGTCGTGTTGTTCGTGTTCGCCGCGACGCTCAACGGCATCGCGAAGGTCGCGCTCTACGAGTACGCCACCACCGACGAGCCGCCGAAGTACTTCGAGAACATCGACTTCGACGTGGGAGGGGACGGCGACCGCCGGCAGACGCCGACGGGGTACGTCCGCGGGCGAATCTAG
- a CDS encoding SDR family oxidoreductase — protein MTTTVAVTGAAGGLGEAIARAFADDGATVALGGRDRDAIEALADELGGVALRTDVRDEFEVERLLEEASRAGEESGVDVVVPCAAVFHGDPGNAPLDETAYSAFDDTMRTNLRGVFAAVREAVPHMDETGRVLIPTGSVAREAKAGFGAYAVSKAAAEGAMRQFAADCEQAVGCVDPGTVDTALHGLGGRDPSEAADLFTWAASVPEELDGEILGLKDWKQATR, from the coding sequence ATGACGACTACGGTAGCGGTGACTGGGGCGGCGGGCGGCCTCGGCGAAGCAATCGCGAGAGCGTTCGCCGACGACGGCGCGACGGTCGCGCTCGGCGGCCGGGACCGCGACGCGATCGAGGCGCTCGCCGACGAACTCGGCGGGGTGGCGCTGCGCACCGACGTGCGCGACGAGTTCGAGGTCGAGCGCTTGCTCGAAGAGGCGTCCCGCGCGGGCGAGGAGTCCGGCGTGGACGTGGTCGTGCCCTGCGCCGCCGTCTTCCACGGCGACCCGGGGAACGCGCCCCTCGACGAGACGGCGTACAGCGCGTTCGACGACACGATGCGCACGAACCTCCGGGGCGTGTTCGCGGCCGTCCGCGAGGCCGTCCCACACATGGACGAGACCGGGCGCGTGCTGATTCCGACCGGCTCCGTCGCCCGCGAGGCGAAGGCCGGATTCGGCGCGTACGCCGTCTCGAAGGCCGCCGCCGAGGGCGCGATGCGGCAGTTCGCGGCGGACTGCGAGCAGGCCGTCGGCTGTGTCGACCCCGGCACCGTCGACACAGCCCTTCACGGGCTGGGCGGCCGCGACCCGAGCGAGGCCGCCGACCTGTTCACGTGGGCGGCGTCGGTCCCCGAGGAACTGGACGGCGAGATTCTCGGCCTGAAGGACTGGAAGCAGGCGACTCGTTAG
- a CDS encoding translation initiation factor eIF-1A, which produces MSDESGRRNLRMPNGDELFAVVTEHNGGNHVRVRCEDGEERMGRIPGRMKYRTWINEGDVVLVEPWDWQDEKANVEWRYDEQDADQLREEGHIS; this is translated from the coding sequence GTGAGTGACGAATCAGGGCGTCGAAACCTTCGAATGCCCAACGGAGACGAACTCTTCGCCGTAGTGACGGAACACAACGGCGGGAACCACGTGCGCGTGCGCTGCGAGGACGGCGAGGAACGGATGGGTCGCATCCCCGGCCGCATGAAGTACCGGACCTGGATCAACGAGGGCGACGTCGTCCTCGTGGAGCCGTGGGACTGGCAGGACGAGAAGGCGAACGTCGAGTGGCGCTACGACGAACAGGACGCGGACCAGCTCCGCGAAGAAGGCCACATCAGTTAA
- a CDS encoding universal stress protein, with product MYDRILVPTDESESMSRVYEHAADIAARRDATVHVLYVLDDRAFLTLDEEMQDEATEQLREGGDAALARATEQFEDAGVSVETATREGDPAEEILTYADEAAVDLVVMGTRRENFEQTMLGSVSRQVVESADVPVLTMSVAEE from the coding sequence ATGTACGACCGGATTCTGGTGCCGACCGACGAGAGCGAGTCGATGTCGCGAGTCTACGAACACGCCGCGGACATCGCCGCGCGCCGCGACGCGACCGTCCACGTGCTGTACGTGCTCGACGACCGCGCGTTCCTCACGCTCGACGAGGAGATGCAGGACGAGGCCACCGAACAACTGCGCGAGGGCGGGGACGCGGCGCTCGCGCGCGCCACCGAGCAGTTCGAGGACGCCGGCGTGTCCGTGGAGACGGCGACCCGGGAGGGCGACCCCGCCGAGGAGATTCTGACGTACGCCGACGAGGCGGCCGTCGACCTCGTCGTGATGGGGACGCGCCGCGAGAACTTCGAACAGACGATGCTCGGGAGCGTCTCCCGGCAGGTCGTGGAGTCCGCGGACGTCCCCGTGCTCACGATGTCCGTCGCGGAGGAGTAG
- a CDS encoding alkaline phosphatase D family protein: MGGPHGLDGRDEPARRDDDHAELLSELDGHDLALALDVVDASDADALDFDPDADPDEVFPQSVASGGPTPSGVILWTRVAADAFDPETPLGVQVARDEDFETVVYDGVVTDGDRIRAHDHTVKVDLDGHLDPDSTYHYRFVYDGVATRTGRCRTLPRPDDSPESVRFAVLACQNYLNGYYPAFHHVAEEDVDFLVHVGDFVYESDDGHFKGLGSYDYPGRDLSLPSGHDRVWTLEDYRYLYRTYREDDFLQEALESHTLVAGWDDHELVNDVYWDSRTDAPAGDHPRGDDPEFMTELVADGMHAWWEYMPARVDYDPSGDRLQDRFRLWRDFEFGDLVTLAMTDERLFRDPPREAIPTPDNVGPQYEPPGRTMLGDEQREWLIDTVTESDSTWTVWADEVLTVPFRFGSGPLSVYPVQGGWDGYTRERQQITEAVDAADVENFVTLTGDMHCYVAAYQQSSYPGRVSGGEGVAAGDRIGVEFMTPAVTSLNVAEALHLTRGWRGKLTEPLLTWLITAMNPHIEFFDSHNWGYSVVEFTREDCTYVGYAVDKTENSPDADRDVVTAYRVPEGVVNLEDVTDEFDG; the protein is encoded by the coding sequence ATGGGTGGCCCCCACGGACTCGACGGGCGGGACGAACCGGCGCGACGCGACGACGACCACGCGGAACTGCTCTCCGAGTTAGACGGGCACGACCTCGCGCTCGCGCTCGACGTGGTGGACGCCAGCGACGCCGACGCCCTCGACTTCGACCCGGACGCCGACCCCGACGAGGTGTTCCCGCAGTCGGTCGCCAGCGGCGGCCCGACGCCGTCGGGCGTCATCCTCTGGACGCGCGTCGCGGCCGACGCCTTCGACCCGGAGACGCCACTCGGCGTGCAGGTCGCTCGCGACGAGGACTTCGAGACGGTCGTCTACGACGGCGTCGTGACCGACGGCGACCGAATCCGCGCCCACGACCACACGGTCAAGGTCGACTTAGACGGGCACCTCGACCCGGACTCGACGTACCACTACCGGTTCGTCTACGACGGCGTCGCCACCCGAACCGGGCGGTGTCGCACGCTCCCGCGTCCCGACGACTCCCCGGAGTCGGTGCGCTTCGCGGTGCTCGCGTGCCAGAACTACCTCAACGGCTACTACCCCGCGTTCCACCACGTCGCCGAGGAAGACGTGGACTTCCTCGTGCACGTCGGCGACTTCGTCTACGAGTCCGACGACGGCCACTTCAAGGGTCTCGGCTCCTACGACTATCCGGGTCGAGACCTCTCGCTCCCGAGCGGCCACGACCGCGTGTGGACGCTCGAAGACTACCGCTACCTCTACCGCACGTACCGCGAGGACGACTTCCTGCAGGAGGCGCTGGAATCCCACACGCTCGTCGCCGGCTGGGACGACCACGAACTCGTCAACGACGTCTACTGGGACTCCCGGACCGACGCGCCGGCGGGCGACCACCCGCGCGGCGACGACCCCGAGTTCATGACCGAACTCGTCGCCGACGGGATGCACGCGTGGTGGGAGTACATGCCCGCTCGCGTCGACTACGACCCGAGCGGCGACCGCCTGCAGGACCGCTTCCGGCTGTGGCGTGACTTCGAGTTCGGCGACCTCGTGACCCTCGCGATGACCGACGAGCGCCTCTTCCGGGACCCGCCCCGCGAGGCGATTCCGACGCCGGACAACGTCGGCCCGCAGTACGAACCGCCCGGTCGGACGATGCTCGGCGACGAGCAACGCGAGTGGCTGATAGACACCGTCACCGAGTCCGACTCGACGTGGACGGTGTGGGCCGACGAGGTGCTGACGGTGCCGTTCCGCTTCGGCTCCGGCCCGCTCTCGGTCTACCCCGTGCAGGGCGGCTGGGACGGCTACACCCGAGAGCGCCAACAAATTACTGAAGCCGTCGACGCCGCCGACGTAGAGAACTTCGTCACGCTCACCGGCGACATGCACTGCTACGTCGCCGCCTACCAGCAGTCCTCGTACCCCGGCCGCGTCTCCGGCGGCGAGGGCGTCGCGGCCGGCGACCGCATCGGCGTGGAGTTCATGACGCCCGCCGTCACCTCGCTGAACGTCGCCGAAGCGCTCCACCTCACTCGGGGCTGGCGCGGGAAACTCACCGAACCCCTGCTGACGTGGCTGATTACCGCGATGAACCCCCACATCGAGTTCTTCGACAGCCACAACTGGGGGTACTCGGTCGTGGAGTTCACGCGCGAAGACTGCACGTACGTCGGCTACGCCGTCGACAAGACCGAGAACTCCCCGGACGCCGACCGAGACGTCGTCACCGCCTACCGCGTCCCCGAGGGCGTCGTCAACTTAGAGGACGTCACCGACGAGTTCGACGGCTGA
- a CDS encoding rhodanese-like domain-containing protein codes for MSKIRPAELDSRPDGDDTFLLDIRPRDDYRAGHVDGSHNVPVYDDLRSGDDDALRDALDDVPRDREVVTICKMGIVAKRATRVLDAEGYDAATLSGGMSGWRGYQKGTLGYRLRSILWKLF; via the coding sequence ATGAGCAAAATCCGTCCAGCCGAACTGGACTCCCGTCCCGACGGAGACGACACGTTCCTCCTCGACATCCGACCGCGGGACGACTACCGAGCAGGGCACGTCGACGGCAGCCACAACGTCCCGGTCTACGACGACCTGCGCTCCGGCGACGACGACGCGCTCCGAGACGCGCTCGACGACGTGCCCCGCGACCGCGAGGTCGTGACAATCTGCAAGATGGGCATCGTCGCCAAGCGCGCGACCCGCGTTCTCGACGCTGAAGGCTACGACGCCGCGACGCTCTCGGGCGGCATGAGCGGCTGGCGAGGCTACCAGAAGGGCACGCTCGGCTACCGGCTCCGGTCGATTCTCTGGAAACTGTTCTGA
- a CDS encoding cupin domain-containing protein, producing the protein MDAKSLAEAFDSFEETWEPRILAELNGQHVKVARLDGEFVWHAHEDADELFYVVDGDLSIEYRDGDREDAVHLGPGDLAVAPAGVEHRPVAHEETKVLLFEPAGTTNTGDAADSDRTITELDRL; encoded by the coding sequence ATGGACGCGAAATCGCTCGCCGAGGCGTTCGATTCGTTCGAGGAGACGTGGGAACCCCGGATTCTCGCGGAACTGAACGGCCAGCACGTCAAGGTCGCGCGACTCGACGGCGAGTTCGTCTGGCACGCCCACGAGGACGCCGACGAACTGTTCTACGTCGTGGACGGCGACCTCAGCATCGAGTACCGGGACGGGGACCGGGAGGACGCGGTTCACCTCGGCCCCGGCGACCTCGCCGTCGCGCCGGCGGGCGTCGAACACCGCCCGGTCGCCCACGAGGAGACGAAGGTCCTGTTGTTCGAACCGGCGGGCACGACGAACACCGGTGACGCCGCGGACAGCGACCGCACGATAACAGAACTGGACCGCCTCTAG
- a CDS encoding HAD family hydrolase, whose product MTYDAVVFDNDGVLTHPTPVERLRAATVEGFAAAGVEDPAPEHVDRMTFHVTPEDLQTASDAYGVDPETLWYERDAAFSRTQIADMEAGEKPLYPDYDAVPAIDAPRGIVSTNQHRTIEAILDFYEIRGDFATHYGREMEPASLHKKKPNAHYLDRALADLGVAPEDALFVGDSQSDVEAAHNAGTDSAFLWRDHRADYDLGVEPDHELDSLRDLQTVL is encoded by the coding sequence GTGACCTACGACGCAGTCGTCTTCGACAACGACGGCGTGCTCACGCACCCGACGCCCGTCGAACGCCTCCGAGCGGCCACCGTCGAGGGGTTCGCCGCCGCCGGCGTCGAGGACCCCGCCCCCGAGCACGTGGACCGGATGACGTTCCACGTCACGCCCGAGGACCTCCAGACCGCCAGCGACGCGTACGGCGTCGACCCCGAGACGCTGTGGTACGAGCGCGACGCCGCGTTCTCCCGGACGCAAATCGCGGACATGGAGGCCGGCGAGAAGCCGCTGTACCCGGACTACGACGCCGTTCCGGCCATCGACGCGCCCCGCGGCATCGTCTCCACGAACCAGCACCGCACCATCGAGGCGATTCTGGACTTCTACGAGATTCGCGGGGACTTCGCGACCCACTACGGCCGCGAGATGGAGCCGGCGAGCCTCCACAAGAAGAAGCCGAACGCCCACTACCTCGACCGCGCGCTCGCCGATTTGGGCGTCGCGCCCGAGGACGCGCTGTTCGTCGGGGACAGCCAGAGCGACGTGGAGGCCGCGCACAACGCAGGCACTGACTCGGCGTTCCTGTGGCGGGACCACCGCGCGGACTACGACCTCGGCGTCGAACCCGACCACGAACTCGACAGCCTCCGCGACCTCCAGACCGTCCTCTGA
- a CDS encoding YqjF family protein, producing MDVLSMTWRDVLVASRPVDPGVVAPRLPDGVEVDTYDGRAWLSVVPFVMADVRPRGVPRAVGPTFGELNLRTYVTAGGRPGIYFFNLDANDPVGVRIARALFKLPYYDADMTVERDGDAVRFQSERTHGGAPDCSFDATYEPIGDPEPARERSLAEFLLERYRFFVAGGNRVYRGEVRHDPWELAPAEYDVRENDLFAANGFETPASAPHVLYSPGVDVTAALPRRL from the coding sequence ATGGACGTGCTCTCGATGACGTGGCGGGACGTGCTCGTCGCGAGTCGGCCCGTCGACCCCGGCGTCGTCGCGCCCCGCCTCCCCGACGGCGTCGAGGTCGACACCTACGACGGCCGGGCGTGGCTCTCCGTCGTCCCGTTCGTCATGGCGGACGTGCGCCCTCGGGGCGTCCCGCGCGCCGTCGGCCCGACGTTCGGCGAACTGAACCTCCGCACGTACGTCACCGCAGGCGGCCGGCCGGGCATCTACTTCTTCAACCTCGACGCGAACGACCCGGTCGGCGTCCGAATCGCTCGCGCGCTGTTCAAACTCCCGTACTACGACGCCGACATGACCGTCGAGCGCGACGGCGACGCCGTCCGCTTCCAGAGCGAACGCACCCACGGCGGCGCTCCCGACTGCTCGTTCGACGCGACCTACGAACCCATCGGCGACCCCGAACCCGCCCGCGAGCGCTCGCTCGCCGAGTTCCTGCTCGAACGCTACCGCTTCTTCGTCGCGGGCGGGAACCGCGTCTACCGGGGCGAAGTCCGCCACGACCCGTGGGAACTGGCGCCCGCCGAGTACGACGTCCGCGAGAACGACCTGTTCGCCGCGAACGGCTTCGAGACGCCCGCGAGCGCGCCACACGTGCTGTACAGTCCGGGCGTCGACGTCACCGCCGCGCTCCCGCGACGACTCTGA
- a CDS encoding PAS domain-containing protein, whose protein sequence is MSWLAESSGGGTSGATGEIRLLHVEDDEAFADLAATFLERDDRGAPIEVWTETDPRDAVDAIGDVDCVLSDHDMPGMNGLDLLGVVRDEHPNLPFVLLTGRGSEEIASDAISAGVTDYVRKDGSSDQFAVLANTIRNAVERRVARRDAELGERRLRRVVDALPECVLVKTLDGEYLLVNEAGAAHYDATPAELEGRNEREFLRDDLADRFRAEDREVVAAGEPLDVGEQRVRNPDGTERVEHVRKIPFETPTREDSSVLVVAGDVTGEVTRRNRVDEIAELLSDALAVHDGDDRVGSLVSAARDIAVADRVDSD, encoded by the coding sequence ATGAGTTGGCTCGCCGAGTCGTCCGGCGGCGGAACGTCCGGGGCGACCGGCGAGATTCGTCTCCTCCACGTCGAAGACGACGAGGCGTTCGCCGACCTCGCCGCGACGTTCCTCGAACGCGACGACCGAGGGGCACCCATCGAGGTCTGGACCGAGACCGACCCGCGGGACGCCGTCGACGCCATCGGCGACGTGGACTGCGTGCTGTCGGACCACGACATGCCCGGAATGAACGGTCTCGACCTCCTCGGCGTCGTTCGCGACGAACACCCGAACCTGCCGTTCGTCTTGCTCACCGGGCGCGGGAGCGAGGAGATAGCGAGCGACGCCATCAGTGCCGGCGTCACGGACTACGTGCGTAAAGACGGCTCCAGCGACCAGTTCGCGGTGCTCGCGAACACGATTCGGAACGCGGTCGAACGCCGCGTCGCGCGCCGGGACGCCGAACTCGGCGAGCGCCGCCTCAGGCGGGTCGTGGACGCGCTCCCGGAGTGCGTGCTCGTGAAGACGCTCGACGGCGAGTACCTCCTCGTGAACGAGGCCGGCGCCGCACACTACGACGCCACGCCCGCGGAACTCGAAGGCCGGAACGAACGCGAGTTTCTCCGCGACGACCTCGCCGACCGGTTCCGGGCCGAGGACCGCGAGGTGGTGGCCGCCGGCGAACCCCTGGACGTCGGCGAACAGCGCGTCCGGAACCCGGACGGCACCGAGCGCGTCGAACACGTACGCAAGATTCCGTTCGAGACGCCGACGCGCGAGGACTCGTCGGTGCTCGTCGTCGCCGGGGACGTCACCGGCGAGGTCACCCGTCGGAACCGCGTCGACGAGATTGCGGAACTGCTCTCGGACGCGCTGGCGGTCCACGACGGGGACGACCGCGTGGGGTCGCTCGTCTCGGCGGCGCGCGACATCGCGGTGGCCGACCGCGTCGACAGCGACTAG